A single Chloracidobacterium sp. DNA region contains:
- a CDS encoding low specificity L-threonine aldolase has product MIDLRSDTVTKPTDEMRRAMASAEVGDDVYGEDPSVNRLQKLSAELFEKEAALFVPSGTMGNQIAVKVHTKPGQEIVIEERGHILNYELGASAIFAGVTIRPVKNIDGSGMLTWAEIAEVLHTDGIYDHTQTGLLCLENTNNLAGGTVMTAEHCAELCSKAHASGVPVHMDGARIFNAAVASGQSVAELTRECDSVQFCLSKGLGAPVGSVLVGSKPFIDEARIWRKRLGGGMRQAGILAAAGLIALEESPNRLHHDHANAKMLANGLAELRGISIDAEQVVTNIVIFDIAGTGSTSAEICEKLREKGVLAIGFGTKVRMVTHCDVTERHIRDALAVKRQICG; this is encoded by the coding sequence ATGATCGACCTGCGTAGCGATACAGTTACCAAACCGACGGACGAAATGCGTCGGGCAATGGCGTCTGCCGAGGTCGGCGACGACGTGTACGGCGAAGACCCGTCCGTCAACCGTCTGCAGAAATTGTCTGCCGAGTTGTTTGAAAAGGAAGCCGCACTTTTTGTGCCCAGCGGGACGATGGGCAATCAGATCGCGGTAAAGGTACATACAAAACCGGGTCAGGAAATCGTGATCGAGGAACGCGGCCACATCCTGAATTACGAACTCGGTGCGTCCGCCATATTTGCCGGAGTCACCATTCGGCCCGTAAAAAACATCGACGGTTCCGGGATGTTGACGTGGGCTGAGATCGCGGAGGTGCTGCATACTGACGGTATCTACGATCACACGCAGACCGGGCTTTTGTGTCTTGAAAATACCAACAATCTTGCCGGCGGAACCGTAATGACGGCTGAGCATTGCGCCGAACTTTGTTCGAAAGCACACGCATCGGGTGTGCCGGTGCATATGGACGGAGCACGGATATTCAATGCGGCAGTTGCATCGGGACAGTCGGTCGCCGAACTGACGCGTGAGTGTGATTCGGTGCAGTTTTGTCTGTCAAAAGGACTCGGTGCACCGGTCGGGTCGGTTTTGGTAGGCTCGAAACCGTTTATCGACGAAGCCCGTATTTGGCGGAAACGACTCGGCGGCGGGATGCGTCAGGCGGGCATTTTAGCCGCTGCCGGACTGATCGCTCTTGAAGAATCACCGAACCGTCTGCACCACGACCACGCAAATGCCAAAATGCTGGCCAACGGCCTTGCCGAACTTCGAGGCATTTCGATCGACGCCGAACAGGTTGTCACGAACATTGTTATCTTTGATATCGCCGGTACCGGAAGCACGTCCGCCGAGATCTGCGAAAAGCTGAGAGAAAAGGGCGTTTTGGCTATCGGGTTTGGAACAAAGGTCAGAATGGTGACCCATTGCGATGTGACTGAACGGCATATTCGGGATGCGCTCGCGGTTAAAAGGCAAATTTGTGGATAG
- a CDS encoding adenylyltransferase/cytidyltransferase family protein, whose translation MLIKTPILGRDDLIDVLKSVRSEGKVIVLANGCFDLFHVGHVRYLQGAAELGDVLVVGINSDRQTRSLKGPGRPFMPENERAEVVGALKGVDFVTIFDEPTVTELIQAIHPDIHAKGTDYTVDSVPEREIVRSYGGRVAIVGDPKDHSSTELIKTVNTADK comes from the coding sequence ATGCTAATTAAAACTCCTATTCTCGGACGAGACGATTTGATCGACGTTCTGAAATCAGTTCGGAGCGAGGGTAAGGTCATTGTACTCGCAAACGGTTGTTTCGACCTTTTTCACGTCGGCCACGTTCGCTATTTGCAAGGGGCGGCAGAGCTTGGCGATGTTTTGGTCGTGGGGATCAACTCCGACCGCCAAACCCGATCGTTAAAAGGTCCCGGTCGGCCATTTATGCCCGAAAATGAGCGAGCTGAGGTCGTTGGTGCCCTTAAAGGGGTCGATTTTGTCACGATCTTTGACGAACCGACAGTAACCGAACTAATTCAGGCGATCCACCCCGACATTCACGCTAAAGGTACCGACTACACCGTGGACAGCGTGCCGGAGCGCGAAATAGTCCGATCGTACGGCGGACGAGTCGCCATAGTTGGTGATCCCAAAGATCACTCGTCCACCGAGTTGATCAAAACCGTAAATACCGCCGACAAATAG
- a CDS encoding NAD(P)H-dependent oxidoreductase, with protein sequence MPKILAFAGSYRKHSFSKRVLTVAVEGAREAGADVTVLDLNDYPLPIFNEDDVNSDGFPENAYRLQDALNEADGFLISTPEYNASVPGGFKNAIDWASRANDRYKTYSVFKDRTAAIISSSTGRFGGIRGLGHLRGILTQMGIVVLPSEVSVSGVAEMFAGEGGEMTDERMRTTLKAHGAALVKALSRK encoded by the coding sequence ATGCCGAAAATACTGGCTTTCGCGGGGAGTTACCGCAAACATTCATTTAGCAAACGTGTACTTACCGTCGCCGTCGAAGGTGCGCGCGAGGCCGGTGCCGATGTCACTGTGCTCGACCTGAATGACTATCCCCTGCCGATCTTTAACGAAGACGATGTCAATTCAGACGGCTTTCCGGAGAATGCATATCGATTGCAGGACGCACTCAACGAGGCCGACGGTTTTCTGATCTCGACGCCGGAATACAACGCCAGTGTGCCCGGCGGATTTAAGAACGCGATCGATTGGGCATCCCGGGCAAACGATAGATATAAAACGTACAGTGTTTTTAAGGATCGGACGGCGGCGATCATCTCGTCTTCGACCGGCCGATTTGGCGGTATTCGAGGCCTCGGGCATCTGAGGGGGATCTTGACTCAGATGGGCATCGTGGTTTTGCCATCAGAGGTCTCAGTTAGCGGTGTTGCCGAAATGTTTGCAGGCGAAGGCGGCGAGATGACTGATGAACGTATGAGGACGACACTCAAAGCGCACGGTGCGGCACTTGTAAAAGCACTAAGCCGTAAGTAA
- the dnaJ gene encoding molecular chaperone DnaJ, which yields MSKRDYYEVLGVAKTAGDADIKKAYRALAIQHHPDKNPGDPHAEEKFKEAAEAYAVLSDAQKRAAYDRFGHSAGGMGGQGFDPNGFSNIEDIFDMFGFGDMFGQRGGGGRSTVQRGSDLRYDLEISLEDAATGKDEKLRIPRLEKCDECEGSGAEKGTKPETCVTCGGAGQTRYQQGFFSVMRTCPNCSGSGRIVKSPCKGCRGQGRVEREKTIELKIPAGVETGSRLRIAGEGEAGVSGGPSGDLFVVLHVKEHERFERQGANLYSAVPVTFAQAALGAEITVPTLNGEEELKIPAGTQTGTVFRLKSHGMPALGGRGKGDMFVAVTLITPKSLTKEQRKLLEQLAEIEDVDFTDESFLDKVRNIFG from the coding sequence ATGTCCAAGCGAGATTATTACGAAGTACTGGGCGTCGCCAAAACCGCCGGCGATGCCGACATCAAGAAAGCCTATCGTGCACTTGCGATCCAGCATCACCCGGACAAAAATCCGGGAGACCCGCACGCTGAAGAAAAGTTTAAGGAAGCCGCAGAGGCGTACGCCGTGCTTTCCGACGCGCAAAAGCGGGCAGCATATGACCGCTTTGGCCACTCGGCCGGCGGAATGGGCGGCCAGGGATTCGACCCGAACGGATTTTCGAATATCGAGGATATTTTCGATATGTTCGGTTTCGGCGATATGTTCGGCCAACGCGGCGGCGGCGGACGCTCGACCGTCCAACGTGGTTCGGACCTCAGATACGACCTTGAAATATCACTCGAGGACGCGGCGACCGGCAAGGACGAAAAGCTCCGTATCCCGCGTCTTGAGAAATGCGACGAGTGTGAGGGTAGCGGTGCCGAAAAGGGAACTAAGCCTGAAACCTGTGTGACGTGCGGTGGAGCCGGACAGACACGCTATCAGCAGGGATTTTTCAGCGTAATGCGTACGTGCCCCAATTGTTCGGGCAGCGGGCGAATCGTCAAATCGCCCTGCAAAGGCTGTCGCGGCCAGGGCCGTGTCGAACGCGAAAAGACGATCGAGCTCAAGATACCGGCCGGCGTCGAAACCGGTTCGCGGTTACGCATCGCGGGTGAGGGCGAGGCGGGCGTGAGCGGCGGCCCGTCGGGCGATCTATTCGTCGTACTGCACGTCAAGGAGCACGAGCGGTTTGAGCGTCAGGGAGCGAACCTCTATTCGGCCGTGCCGGTGACGTTTGCCCAGGCCGCGCTCGGCGCCGAGATCACGGTGCCGACACTTAACGGCGAAGAGGAACTAAAGATCCCCGCCGGAACGCAGACCGGAACTGTCTTTCGGCTAAAGTCACACGGAATGCCGGCTCTCGGCGGCCGCGGCAAGGGCGATATGTTTGTGGCCGTAACTCTTATCACACCCAAATCACTCACTAAAGAGCAGCGAAAACTACTCGAACAGCTTGCCGAGATCGAGGATGTCGATTTTACGGATGAGTCATTCCTCGATAAGGTGCGGAATATCTTTGGTTGA
- a CDS encoding 16S rRNA (uracil(1498)-N(3))-methyltransferase, whose product MRRFYSPPETFEDHSVKLGADEAHHLRDVLRLRVGDEVSVFDGVGHEYVCRIRSIERSAAELEILREIQARSPESPVRITLAAALLKADKFELVVQKAVELGVAEIIPLITDRAEANTKASEKRMLRLQRIILDASKQCGRATLMKISEPLKFRDLLAKLADPSEVALFAERDGTRLDHVSGQVIKTIVIGPEGGWSDAEMAAAQRSGCRVITLGGRILRAETAAIAITAIVQNLFGDIN is encoded by the coding sequence ATGCGACGATTTTATTCACCGCCCGAAACGTTTGAAGACCACTCGGTCAAGCTTGGTGCTGACGAGGCTCATCACCTGCGCGACGTTCTGCGTTTGAGGGTCGGCGACGAAGTATCGGTTTTTGATGGGGTCGGACACGAGTATGTCTGCCGCATCCGGTCTATCGAACGCTCGGCGGCGGAACTTGAGATCCTCAGAGAGATTCAAGCAAGGTCACCGGAATCACCGGTTCGGATCACGCTGGCGGCGGCCTTGCTCAAAGCGGACAAATTTGAGTTGGTCGTTCAAAAGGCGGTCGAATTGGGAGTTGCTGAGATCATTCCGCTGATCACCGATCGAGCGGAAGCCAACACTAAGGCTAGCGAAAAGAGAATGCTGCGATTGCAGCGGATCATCCTGGACGCATCGAAACAATGCGGGCGGGCGACGCTGATGAAGATCTCCGAGCCTTTGAAATTTCGCGATCTGCTCGCGAAATTGGCGGATCCGTCGGAGGTGGCACTCTTTGCAGAAAGGGATGGCACACGACTCGACCACGTCAGCGGGCAGGTCATCAAGACAATTGTGATCGGCCCTGAGGGCGGATGGAGCGATGCGGAGATGGCGGCCGCCCAACGATCGGGCTGCCGCGTGATAACACTGGGCGGTCGAATCCTAAGGGCAGAGACGGCGGCTATCGCGATCACCGCTATCGTTCAAAATCTATTTGGCGATATTAATTAG
- a CDS encoding site-specific DNA-methyltransferase, producing the protein MSIEISKIYNENCIETLARMPGDWLDMTITSPPYDDLRDYNGYHFPVEEIAAGLFAKTKPGGVVIWVVGDRTIGGDETLTSFRHAITFQDAGFRVHDTMIYAKNNPIPSDCGKRYRQAFEYMFCFSKGQPAKFDPIMQAIKQEKAFKSFRITKVGRNDLAHDHIAPKERKVNNIFYYNVGTSSSKDKIAFKHPAIFPEQLAEDQILTWTEPGDLVYDCFMGSGTTAKAAMLNDRRWLGSEISSEYVAIAEERIATHSRTHKMTAAK; encoded by the coding sequence ATGAGTATCGAAATCAGCAAGATCTATAATGAAAACTGCATCGAGACGCTCGCCCGAATGCCGGGCGATTGGCTGGATATGACGATCACCAGTCCGCCGTACGACGACCTCCGCGATTATAACGGCTACCATTTCCCGGTCGAAGAGATCGCCGCCGGGCTATTTGCCAAGACCAAACCGGGCGGTGTAGTGATCTGGGTAGTCGGCGACCGCACGATCGGCGGAGATGAAACACTTACTAGCTTTCGCCACGCGATCACATTTCAAGACGCGGGATTTCGTGTTCACGATACGATGATCTACGCCAAGAATAATCCGATCCCGAGCGACTGCGGCAAGCGATACCGTCAGGCATTTGAGTATATGTTTTGCTTTAGCAAAGGCCAGCCCGCCAAGTTTGATCCGATAATGCAGGCAATAAAGCAGGAAAAGGCATTCAAATCATTTCGTATCACAAAGGTTGGACGCAATGACCTCGCTCACGATCACATAGCCCCAAAGGAACGCAAGGTCAATAATATTTTCTACTACAATGTCGGCACATCAAGCTCGAAGGACAAGATAGCATTCAAGCATCCGGCGATCTTTCCGGAACAATTGGCTGAGGATCAGATATTGACCTGGACTGAGCCCGGCGATCTTGTTTACGACTGCTTTATGGGCAGTGGAACGACCGCTAAGGCCGCGATGCTCAATGATCGGCGTTGGCTAGGTTCCGAGATCTCAAGCGAATATGTCGCCATTGCTGAGGAACGCATTGCCACCCATTCTCGAACTCACAAAATGACCGCGGCCAAATAA
- the rpiB gene encoding ribose 5-phosphate isomerase B, protein MKIAIAADHAGFEGKGLIKETLDELGVEYDDMGTFSEDSVDYPDYARKVSEAVARGEYPQGLLVCGSGTGMAISANKVKGIRAAVAWNAETASLARRHNNANVLAIGARTSPEGTIPEIVKAWFSADFEGGRHADRVDKISQIEKDDLC, encoded by the coding sequence ATGAAGATAGCGATCGCAGCAGACCATGCCGGCTTTGAAGGTAAGGGACTTATCAAGGAAACTCTGGATGAACTAGGCGTCGAATACGACGATATGGGGACGTTTTCGGAGGATTCGGTGGATTATCCCGACTACGCACGAAAAGTGTCCGAGGCCGTGGCGAGAGGTGAATATCCGCAAGGATTGCTGGTATGCGGTTCGGGAACCGGAATGGCGATATCGGCGAACAAGGTGAAAGGGATACGTGCCGCCGTTGCCTGGAACGCGGAGACCGCAAGCCTTGCTCGTCGGCATAATAATGCAAACGTGTTGGCGATCGGTGCCAGAACCTCACCTGAAGGTACGATCCCGGAAATCGTAAAAGCGTGGTTTTCTGCTGATTTTGAAGGCGGACGCCACGCGGACCGCGTGGACAAGATCTCGCAGATCGAAAAGGACGACCTTTGCTAA
- a CDS encoding VCBS repeat-containing protein: protein MNRSLAVSRKFATMAAVLTLLAVSAFSQASLRKALDSDGDGKADYTVFRPANNVWYTSRSGGGFAIQQFGLANEDYTIPGDFDGDGKGDLSVWRDTTGVWYRLNSSDGTFVAQTFGLSGDEPVARDFDGDGKTDIAVVRRSNGAMIWYVIRSSDAGFQASQFGLSTDYTAPGDYDGDGKFDLAVQRPGATPASQSTFYILRSGDAGLTVANWGLSNDLVVPGDYDGDGKTDLAVVREGSTASANLIWYILRSSNGTFIATSFGLTGSDLSAQNDYDGDGMCDIAIWRDTTGVFYVLTSSSNFQNSIQSQWGASNDFPVAGYDTH, encoded by the coding sequence ATGAATAGATCTTTGGCCGTGAGCCGCAAATTTGCCACAATGGCAGCAGTTTTGACGTTGTTGGCCGTGTCGGCGTTTTCACAGGCTAGTTTGCGAAAGGCGTTGGATAGTGACGGTGACGGCAAGGCCGATTACACGGTCTTCAGGCCCGCCAATAATGTTTGGTACACCAGTCGCAGCGGCGGCGGTTTTGCTATACAGCAGTTTGGCCTCGCCAATGAAGACTATACCATCCCAGGCGACTTTGACGGAGACGGCAAGGGTGATCTCTCGGTCTGGCGTGACACGACGGGCGTTTGGTATCGGCTTAATAGCTCAGACGGCACATTTGTCGCTCAGACCTTTGGCCTGAGTGGGGATGAGCCGGTGGCACGCGATTTTGACGGCGATGGAAAGACGGACATTGCGGTCGTTCGACGATCGAACGGTGCGATGATCTGGTATGTTATCCGAAGTTCGGACGCAGGCTTTCAAGCATCACAATTCGGACTCTCGACGGATTACACGGCCCCTGGCGACTATGATGGCGATGGCAAATTTGACCTCGCTGTTCAGCGTCCGGGAGCGACCCCGGCTAGTCAGTCGACGTTTTATATACTACGCAGCGGCGATGCCGGCTTGACGGTAGCTAACTGGGGCTTGAGCAATGACCTCGTCGTCCCAGGTGACTACGACGGCGACGGCAAGACTGATCTTGCGGTCGTACGCGAAGGCTCGACCGCGAGCGCGAATTTGATCTGGTACATTCTGCGCAGTTCGAATGGGACCTTTATCGCAACTAGTTTCGGACTTACAGGGTCCGATCTCAGTGCTCAGAACGACTATGACGGCGACGGTATGTGCGACATTGCCATCTGGCGTGACACAACCGGCGTTTTCTACGTACTGACCAGCTCGAGCAATTTCCAAAATTCGATTCAATCTCAATGGGGAGCCAGCAACGACTTTCCGGTTGCGGGTTACGATACCCACTAA
- a CDS encoding S8 family serine peptidase encodes MDRKSISILPAFSMVVAAILIVAAGTAAQSFKPGSYVPDELLVRFALPADNVVSKAAVRSAGGQLGERLGNTEWQRVRLSPGVMVESALKELSRSNAVLSVQPNFYYRLLATPNDAQFSNTGLYGLTKIAAPSAWDLSTGSSAVVVADIDTGLKYTHEDIAGNAWINPGEIAGNGVDDDANGFVDDIYGADFYYNDSNPADEHGHGTHTAGTIGAMGNNLLGVVGVNWSVKIMAIKIYDSDGYGTTSAMLVNAYSYIKQMKDRGINIRVTNNSYGGCDEACSYDQATKDGIDALGNAGILNVFAAGNDNSNNDAVPSYPVSYTSPSILGVASSTNTDARSGFSNYGVQTVDLAAPGSGIYSTTWATNSSYGTMSGTSMATPHVAGAAALLSAYNPALSVPSLKATLMNTVDVLAGWTSFVKTGGRLNIDSALRNQTVCNFMIGSGSMTVPTKGGIFTVNLTPGTNCDYTVKSNSSWIRVTSEPELSGNGSVTFRVRFNPVISRTGTISIGGQDLTIIQKRN; translated from the coding sequence ATGGACCGAAAATCGATATCTATATTGCCAGCTTTTTCGATGGTCGTCGCGGCTATTTTGATCGTCGCCGCGGGAACAGCAGCACAAAGTTTTAAGCCCGGTTCGTACGTGCCGGATGAGTTGTTGGTGCGATTCGCGCTCCCCGCGGATAATGTTGTGTCAAAAGCGGCGGTACGCTCCGCGGGCGGACAATTGGGCGAGAGGTTGGGCAATACCGAATGGCAAAGGGTACGGCTTTCGCCCGGTGTGATGGTCGAGTCGGCCCTTAAAGAATTGAGCCGGTCAAACGCGGTCCTGTCAGTACAACCCAATTTTTATTATCGATTGCTGGCGACGCCTAATGATGCTCAATTTAGCAACACAGGGCTGTACGGCCTGACCAAGATCGCGGCGCCGTCGGCGTGGGATCTTTCGACCGGAAGTTCTGCGGTCGTCGTCGCCGATATCGACACTGGCTTGAAATATACGCACGAGGATATTGCGGGAAATGCCTGGATAAATCCGGGCGAGATCGCCGGCAACGGCGTTGATGATGATGCAAACGGCTTTGTAGATGATATCTATGGAGCGGATTTCTATTACAACGATAGTAATCCGGCTGACGAACACGGTCACGGAACGCACACGGCCGGCACTATCGGTGCGATGGGTAACAATCTGCTCGGCGTAGTCGGCGTAAATTGGTCGGTCAAAATAATGGCCATCAAGATCTACGACAGCGATGGTTACGGCACGACATCGGCTATGCTCGTGAACGCATATAGTTATATCAAGCAGATGAAGGATCGCGGCATTAACATCCGCGTAACTAATAATTCGTACGGCGGGTGCGACGAGGCTTGCAGCTATGATCAGGCGACCAAGGACGGCATTGACGCACTCGGCAATGCGGGCATCTTAAATGTATTCGCGGCAGGCAACGATAATAGCAACAATGATGCCGTTCCATCTTATCCGGTCAGCTACACGTCACCGAGTATTTTAGGCGTTGCCTCGTCAACCAACACGGATGCACGCTCCGGTTTTTCTAACTACGGGGTCCAGACAGTCGATCTTGCAGCCCCGGGTTCTGGCATTTACAGCACTACGTGGGCAACAAATTCCAGCTACGGTACAATGAGCGGCACGTCAATGGCGACGCCGCACGTGGCCGGGGCGGCGGCGTTGTTGTCGGCGTACAATCCGGCGTTGTCGGTGCCGTCATTAAAGGCGACGCTGATGAACACCGTTGACGTCCTTGCCGGATGGACTTCGTTCGTTAAGACGGGCGGAAGACTCAACATTGACAGTGCATTGCGAAATCAAACGGTGTGCAATTTTATGATCGGAAGCGGATCAATGACCGTTCCCACAAAGGGCGGAATATTTACGGTGAATCTCACGCCGGGCACAAATTGCGATTACACGGTTAAGAGCAATTCGTCGTGGATACGTGTGACCTCCGAACCCGAACTTTCGGGTAACGGGTCGGTGACATTTCGCGTCCGATTTAATCCGGTGATCAGTCGAACCGGCACCATATCCATCGGCGGACAAGATCTGACGATTATACAGAAGCGAAATTAG
- a CDS encoding (d)CMP kinase produces MIIAIDGPSGAGKSTLGKMLAKKLNLLYLDTGAMYRAVALAVDRAGIGFDETEKVAEIAENARIDLVGEPDALKIILDGDDVSIDIRTLGAAQAASIVSTISEVRKIMVEHQRQIGMSAAKGCVLEGRDIGSVVFPNADIKFFLTAKPEARARRRHTEDQSKGRLTSYEQTLSEINERDQRDVSREDSPLTISDDAVVIDTSELDLTEVFEQMLAKIDEKFPTAG; encoded by the coding sequence ATGATCATTGCAATCGACGGCCCTTCGGGGGCAGGCAAATCAACGCTAGGCAAGATGCTTGCCAAAAAACTGAATCTTCTTTATCTGGACACCGGAGCAATGTATCGCGCCGTTGCTCTGGCGGTTGACCGTGCAGGAATTGGATTTGACGAGACTGAAAAGGTAGCTGAGATCGCTGAGAATGCGAGGATCGATCTGGTGGGCGAGCCTGATGCTCTGAAGATAATTCTCGACGGCGACGATGTTTCGATCGATATTCGCACTCTCGGGGCGGCACAGGCGGCATCGATCGTTTCGACGATCTCCGAGGTGCGAAAAATAATGGTCGAACATCAGCGGCAGATCGGGATGTCGGCTGCAAAGGGTTGTGTGCTCGAAGGGCGTGATATCGGCAGCGTTGTTTTCCCAAACGCTGATATCAAGTTTTTTTTAACGGCAAAGCCCGAAGCACGGGCCCGCCGCCGACACACTGAGGATCAGTCTAAGGGGCGTTTAACGTCATACGAACAAACGCTTTCAGAGATCAATGAACGTGATCAGCGAGATGTTTCCCGCGAAGATTCACCGCTTACGATCTCCGACGATGCCGTGGTGATCGATACCAGCGAACTCGACCTGACCGAAGTGTTTGAACAAATGCTTGCCAAGATCGACGAAAAGTTTCCGACTGCCGGATAA
- a CDS encoding trypsin-like peptidase domain-containing protein: MFVLFASFAGTALAQDFLPELVKRIKPSAVAIETFDAKDNTLARGSGFFIAADRVITNRHVIERAARVEIHLLDGKKYPVRGVLAIDGEGDLALLQVDVPRGQAIPLPIVRAVPQEGESIVVIGNPYGLEGSVSNGIVSAVREISGYGKIIQITASISPGSSGSPVVNMAGQVIGIATLQAAEGQNLNFAVPSERISQLKVSEVQTFSSLASETQKNKRSAAERMYSQGLAQLSRDDFARAAGYFEKAVETDPNYAEAWYQAGYCYGVLGRHTDALRASRQAARLRPEWSATYVNIGASSYALGQFKEAVDAYRQAARFDENDPETQYALGLTLGKLSRTDEEILAYRRAIAIKLDHVNAIERLGVALAKQRRNTEAAAAFEQLKIYRPDAKTYNYLGETYFELGKMDVCIEALNSALGYNPDFQKARYNLGRAYLKSGDRDMAQVQYEILKNSRSDWADRLLVLLNP, encoded by the coding sequence ATGTTTGTCCTCTTCGCAAGTTTCGCGGGGACAGCACTTGCTCAGGATTTCCTGCCGGAGCTCGTCAAACGCATCAAGCCGTCTGCGGTCGCCATCGAGACCTTTGACGCAAAGGACAACACACTTGCCCGCGGTAGTGGATTTTTTATCGCCGCTGACCGCGTGATAACCAATCGTCACGTTATCGAACGTGCTGCAAGGGTCGAGATACATCTTCTCGACGGTAAAAAATATCCCGTCCGCGGTGTACTGGCGATAGATGGCGAGGGCGATCTCGCACTGCTGCAGGTCGACGTGCCCCGCGGCCAGGCGATCCCTCTGCCGATAGTACGTGCCGTGCCGCAGGAGGGCGAATCGATCGTCGTGATCGGCAATCCCTATGGCCTCGAGGGCAGCGTTTCAAATGGCATCGTGTCGGCCGTGCGTGAGATATCGGGGTACGGCAAGATCATCCAGATCACCGCATCGATCTCACCGGGGTCGTCCGGTTCGCCGGTCGTAAATATGGCGGGGCAGGTTATCGGCATTGCGACGCTCCAGGCCGCCGAAGGACAAAATTTGAATTTCGCGGTTCCTTCCGAACGGATTTCACAACTCAAGGTCAGCGAGGTTCAGACCTTTTCGTCGCTCGCATCCGAAACGCAAAAAAATAAACGATCAGCCGCCGAGAGAATGTATTCTCAGGGCCTCGCTCAACTGTCGCGGGACGATTTTGCACGTGCCGCAGGTTATTTTGAAAAGGCAGTCGAGACCGATCCTAATTATGCGGAGGCGTGGTATCAGGCAGGATATTGCTATGGGGTGCTCGGGCGCCATACCGACGCTCTCCGGGCATCGCGTCAGGCCGCCAGACTTCGCCCCGAATGGTCGGCGACTTATGTGAACATCGGCGCGTCGAGCTACGCACTTGGTCAGTTTAAGGAGGCGGTAGATGCTTACCGCCAGGCGGCCCGCTTTGACGAAAACGATCCTGAGACGCAATACGCGCTCGGCCTGACACTTGGCAAACTGAGCCGGACTGACGAAGAGATACTCGCCTATAGACGGGCGATCGCTATCAAGCTAGACCACGTCAACGCAATCGAACGCCTCGGCGTTGCCCTTGCCAAACAGCGTCGAAATACCGAGGCCGCCGCCGCCTTTGAACAACTTAAGATCTATCGCCCCGATGCCAAAACGTACAACTATCTTGGCGAAACGTATTTCGAATTAGGCAAGATGGACGTGTGCATTGAGGCTCTCAATAGCGCTCTCGGCTACAACCCTGATTTTCAAAAGGCCCGATACAATCTCGGCCGTGCTTACCTCAAAAGCGGTGACCGCGATATGGCTCAGGTCCAGTACGAGATCCTCAAGAACTCTCGTTCCGACTGGGCCGACCGTCTGCTCGTACTTCTAAATCCGTAA